The Pirellulimonas nuda genome includes a region encoding these proteins:
- a CDS encoding arylsulfatase, translating to MNQEPRRRSAHFLWTLAAVAGLGVAGCQQPAELTAKAAAAERKEGGQPAAKTTSFKPQVTGELGSPSATTTIPATQLPAPDPKFGGKIEKNASQSKAWWAPRIVPPKQAPNVLLIMTDDVGFGAPSTFGGVIPTPALDRIAKTGLRYTNFHSTSLCSPTRAALITGRNHHSAGFGVISEQSTGFPGYNSIIAQDKATIGRVLRDNGFSTSWFGKDHNTPTFTASQVGPFDRWPIGMGFEYFYGFVGGDTSQWQPNLFRNTTQIFPYLGKPDWNLTTAQADDAVRWLNEINQIDPAKPFFCYYVPGGTHAPHHATKEWIKKISDMHLFDDGWNELRKTIYANQKKLGVIPADAKLTPWPDDLLKPWEKLTDDEKKLFIRQVEVYAAYLAYTDHEIGRVVQAVEDMGKLDHTLIIYISGDNGSSVEGTLLGTPNEVAAFNGVDVPVKRQLEEFYDVWGSDETYNHMAVPWSWAFDTPFKWTKQIASHFGGIRQGMCVSWPGHIEDEGGVRHQFHHVIDVVPTILEASGIAAPEQVDGIDQAPIEGVSFAYTFKKANAKAPSTHKTQYFEMMGDHAIYHEGWIASTKVVRPPWEIVGAVNQDPYGNVTWELYDLSKDWTQYEDVAAKFPEKLEEMKKLFLTEAEKYQVLPLDASVATRLVQPRPNITAGRNEFVYTVPMTGLPQGDSPLLLNTSYTIKAEVDVPEGGAEGVLLTSGGRFGGYGLYLLKGKPVFVWNLLDLERPRWEGKEAVPPGKHTVEFDFKYDGDGAGTLAFNSLSGIGQPGTGVLKVDGKEVASLKMDRTLPLILQWDESFDIGSDTGTPVNDDDYQVPFAFTGKLNKLTLTLDRPELTPEDIKKLEAATRNNKASE from the coding sequence ATGAACCAAGAACCTCGGCGCCGTTCGGCTCATTTTCTTTGGACGTTGGCAGCCGTCGCGGGACTCGGCGTTGCTGGCTGCCAGCAGCCGGCGGAGCTAACCGCCAAGGCCGCTGCCGCCGAAAGGAAGGAGGGGGGCCAGCCGGCGGCCAAGACTACCAGCTTCAAGCCGCAGGTCACCGGCGAGCTGGGCAGCCCCAGCGCCACCACCACCATCCCCGCCACGCAGCTCCCCGCCCCCGACCCCAAGTTCGGCGGCAAGATCGAGAAGAACGCCTCCCAGTCGAAGGCCTGGTGGGCGCCGCGGATCGTTCCTCCTAAGCAGGCGCCCAATGTGCTGCTGATCATGACGGACGACGTCGGCTTCGGCGCTCCCAGCACGTTCGGCGGCGTGATCCCCACGCCGGCGCTCGACCGCATCGCCAAGACGGGGCTCCGCTACACCAATTTCCACTCCACCTCGCTCTGCTCGCCTACCCGCGCTGCGCTCATCACCGGCCGCAACCACCACTCCGCCGGCTTCGGGGTGATCAGCGAGCAGTCGACCGGTTTCCCCGGCTACAACAGCATCATCGCCCAGGACAAAGCCACCATCGGCCGCGTGCTGCGCGACAACGGCTTCTCTACCTCGTGGTTCGGAAAGGACCACAACACCCCTACGTTTACCGCCAGCCAGGTAGGGCCGTTCGACCGCTGGCCTATCGGGATGGGGTTTGAGTACTTCTACGGGTTCGTCGGGGGCGACACCAGCCAGTGGCAGCCCAACCTGTTCCGCAACACCACGCAAATCTTCCCCTACCTCGGCAAGCCCGACTGGAACCTCACCACCGCCCAGGCCGACGACGCGGTCCGCTGGCTGAACGAGATCAACCAGATCGACCCGGCAAAGCCGTTCTTCTGCTACTACGTCCCCGGGGGAACCCACGCGCCTCACCACGCGACCAAAGAGTGGATCAAGAAGATCAGCGACATGCACCTGTTCGACGACGGGTGGAACGAGCTGCGTAAGACGATCTACGCCAACCAGAAGAAGCTGGGCGTGATCCCGGCCGACGCGAAGCTCACCCCCTGGCCCGACGACCTGCTCAAGCCGTGGGAAAAGCTCACCGACGACGAGAAGAAGCTGTTCATCCGCCAAGTCGAGGTGTACGCCGCGTACCTGGCGTACACCGACCACGAGATCGGCCGCGTGGTGCAGGCGGTGGAAGACATGGGCAAGCTGGACCACACGCTGATCATCTACATCAGCGGCGACAACGGCAGCAGCGTCGAAGGGACCTTGCTGGGCACCCCCAACGAGGTCGCCGCGTTCAACGGCGTCGACGTCCCCGTCAAGCGTCAGCTCGAAGAGTTTTACGACGTGTGGGGGAGCGACGAAACGTACAACCACATGGCGGTGCCATGGTCGTGGGCCTTCGATACCCCGTTCAAGTGGACCAAGCAGATCGCGTCGCACTTCGGCGGCATCCGCCAGGGGATGTGCGTCTCGTGGCCCGGCCACATCGAAGACGAGGGGGGCGTCCGCCACCAGTTCCACCACGTGATCGACGTCGTGCCGACCATCCTCGAGGCCAGCGGCATCGCCGCGCCCGAGCAGGTAGACGGCATCGACCAGGCCCCGATCGAAGGGGTGAGCTTCGCCTACACCTTCAAGAAGGCCAACGCCAAGGCGCCCTCCACCCACAAGACGCAGTACTTCGAGATGATGGGCGACCACGCCATCTACCACGAGGGCTGGATCGCCAGCACCAAGGTCGTCCGCCCGCCATGGGAGATCGTCGGCGCGGTCAACCAAGACCCGTACGGCAACGTCACCTGGGAGCTGTACGACCTCAGCAAGGACTGGACCCAGTACGAAGACGTCGCCGCCAAGTTCCCCGAGAAGCTGGAAGAGATGAAGAAGCTCTTCCTCACCGAGGCAGAAAAGTACCAGGTGCTGCCGCTGGACGCCTCGGTGGCGACGCGCCTGGTGCAGCCGCGGCCGAACATCACCGCGGGCCGCAACGAGTTCGTCTACACCGTGCCGATGACGGGCCTGCCGCAGGGGGACTCGCCGCTGCTGCTGAACACGTCGTACACCATCAAGGCCGAGGTAGACGTCCCCGAAGGGGGCGCCGAGGGGGTGCTGCTCACCTCCGGAGGACGCTTCGGCGGCTACGGGCTGTACCTGCTCAAGGGCAAGCCGGTGTTTGTGTGGAACCTGCTCGACCTGGAGCGTCCACGCTGGGAAGGGAAAGAAGCGGTCCCCCCCGGCAAGCACACCGTCGAGTTTGACTTCAAGTACGACGGCGACGGCGCCGGCACGCTGGCGTTCAACAGCCTCAGCGGCATCGGTCAGCCCGGCACGGGCGTGCTGAAGGTCGACGGCAAGGAGGTCGCCTCGCTAAAGATGGACCGCACGCTGCCGCTCATCCTGCAGTGGGACGAGAGCTTCGACATCGGCTCCGACACCGGCACCCCGGTCAACGACGACGACTACCAAGTGCCGTTCGCCTTCACCGGCAAGCTGAACAAGCTGACGCTCACGCTCGACCGTCCCGAGCTAACGCCCGAGGACATCAAGAAGCTCGAGGCCGCGACGCGGAACAACAAGGCCAGCGAGTAG
- a CDS encoding type II and III secretion system protein family protein: protein MLLRTLVCGAVLMAVFTVGTQAESAAPLQQAPHPAGQAASPAGDAQQLLLQRKCAELDRLQREVAQLRSETGTPEQVLVRVQLVEVALTKLQQKGIDTDWFVQGRIDSAATATEEGDPASGVLRFIEGLKQNNLAKTLADPTLVVVSGRPASLHTGGELPIPASSNSNSAVDFLKFGTELEVNAVTLGNDRVRLELRTSVSEIDPSREVMVNGTLTPGLSVCRCDTSTELSLGQSVILTGLVTQRTEARRGDDGQVTEALVRIGTVLVVAAERFDPITSAAKSRRRPIAK, encoded by the coding sequence ATGCTGCTACGCACCCTCGTCTGCGGCGCCGTGCTAATGGCGGTTTTCACGGTTGGGACCCAAGCCGAGTCGGCAGCGCCGCTCCAGCAGGCCCCACATCCGGCCGGGCAGGCCGCCAGTCCGGCGGGGGACGCGCAGCAACTGCTGCTGCAACGCAAGTGTGCGGAACTGGACCGGCTACAACGCGAAGTCGCTCAACTGCGTAGCGAGACAGGCACCCCCGAACAGGTCCTTGTGCGCGTGCAACTAGTTGAGGTGGCCTTAACGAAGCTGCAACAGAAGGGGATCGACACGGACTGGTTCGTGCAAGGGCGCATCGACTCGGCAGCGACGGCGACGGAAGAGGGCGATCCGGCCAGCGGCGTCCTGCGGTTCATCGAGGGGCTCAAGCAGAACAACCTGGCCAAGACGCTGGCGGATCCCACCCTCGTTGTGGTTAGCGGCCGTCCCGCGTCCTTGCACACGGGGGGCGAACTGCCGATCCCCGCCAGCAGCAACTCGAATTCGGCGGTCGACTTTCTGAAGTTTGGAACCGAGCTTGAAGTCAACGCGGTGACGCTGGGGAACGATCGTGTCCGACTGGAGCTTCGCACGAGCGTCAGTGAGATCGACCCCAGCAGGGAGGTCATGGTCAACGGGACCCTCACGCCTGGGTTGAGCGTGTGCCGGTGCGACACCTCAACCGAGCTTTCGCTGGGTCAGTCGGTCATCCTGACCGGGCTGGTGACGCAACGCACCGAGGCCCGCAGGGGCGACGACGGCCAGGTCACCGAGGCGCTTGTGCGGATCGGAACCGTGCTGGTCGTTGCGGCGGAGCGCTTTGACCCCATCACGAGCGCCGCTAAGTCCCGCAGGCGCCCGATCGCCAAGTAG
- a CDS encoding methyltransferase family protein — translation MRAIRGAILQLNMTPRQLVAGYFAVQAAGVAAWWGMLFAAPATAAWFQPAGWPRQALIGFWLADGLLVVVGSAVAALAVARGWSAAYVIVYSVSACVGYAALYCLGVSIATDQAWIASAMMASMAGLSLAMAAILGAPAHGPATIRVVPMSRRAAALRTFAQTVVFWSVFLWILPKGIVELQQRVGWPPFEHAGQTPGATILFGLASLLGLWSAATMALRGEGTPLPTATAPKLVVTGPYRWVRNPMAAAGIVQGLAVGWLLGSVWVMGGAIAGAFVWHGWVRPTEEADLAARFGESFERYRKRVPLWAPRLRTPAGDS, via the coding sequence ATGCGTGCGATTCGTGGCGCCATCCTCCAACTCAATATGACCCCACGGCAACTCGTCGCCGGCTACTTCGCTGTTCAAGCCGCCGGCGTAGCGGCTTGGTGGGGGATGCTGTTCGCGGCGCCCGCGACTGCGGCGTGGTTCCAGCCCGCCGGCTGGCCGCGGCAGGCGCTGATCGGGTTCTGGCTGGCAGACGGATTGCTGGTAGTCGTCGGTTCGGCCGTGGCTGCGCTGGCTGTGGCGCGCGGCTGGTCCGCGGCCTACGTGATCGTCTATTCGGTGTCGGCCTGCGTGGGGTACGCGGCGCTCTACTGCCTGGGCGTGAGCATCGCGACGGACCAGGCCTGGATCGCCTCGGCGATGATGGCCAGCATGGCGGGGCTTTCGCTCGCGATGGCGGCCATCCTTGGCGCCCCGGCGCACGGCCCCGCCACAATCCGCGTCGTGCCGATGAGTCGCCGCGCCGCGGCCCTACGGACGTTTGCGCAGACGGTCGTGTTTTGGAGCGTGTTCCTGTGGATCCTGCCCAAGGGGATTGTTGAGTTGCAGCAGCGCGTGGGTTGGCCACCTTTTGAGCACGCGGGTCAGACCCCGGGTGCGACGATCCTGTTCGGCTTGGCCTCGCTGCTCGGCTTGTGGAGTGCGGCGACGATGGCGCTGCGTGGCGAGGGGACGCCGTTGCCGACCGCCACCGCGCCGAAGCTCGTCGTCACCGGTCCCTACCGCTGGGTGCGGAACCCGATGGCGGCGGCCGGCATCGTGCAGGGGCTCGCCGTCGGCTGGCTGCTGGGGAGCGTGTGGGTGATGGGCGGCGCCATCGCGGGCGCCTTCGTCTGGCATGGGTGGGTGCGCCCAACCGAAGAGGCCGACCTCGCCGCCCGCTTCGGCGAGTCGTTCGAGCGGTACCGGAAGCGCGTGCCGTTGTGGGCGCCGCGCCTCCGGACGCCCGCGGGCGATTCTTGA
- a CDS encoding histidine phosphatase family protein, translating into MHTLILVRACATEYDRQGRIQGTLDVPLTPDGRRQAELLAQELTSALGADAVSAIYASPSSAAQETAATLAEALDLKPRTADKLNNIDHGLWQGMLVSDVKEKQPRVYRQWQEQPETVCPPQGESVLAAKKRIAESLRKLFKRHRDDDTIALVAPEPLATLVGHVLRHDEVAELWKPQADRVRWEAIPIEPATTGEAPVTKPQ; encoded by the coding sequence ATGCACACACTGATCCTCGTCCGTGCCTGCGCCACCGAGTACGACCGCCAGGGACGCATCCAGGGGACGCTGGACGTCCCCCTCACCCCCGACGGCCGGCGGCAGGCCGAACTGCTGGCGCAAGAGCTGACCAGCGCGCTGGGCGCTGACGCGGTCTCCGCGATCTACGCCAGCCCCTCCAGCGCCGCCCAAGAAACCGCCGCCACGCTGGCCGAGGCGCTCGACCTCAAGCCCCGCACCGCGGACAAGCTCAACAACATCGACCACGGGCTGTGGCAGGGGATGCTGGTGAGCGACGTCAAGGAGAAGCAGCCCCGCGTCTACCGCCAGTGGCAGGAGCAGCCAGAAACGGTCTGCCCCCCGCAGGGGGAGAGCGTGCTGGCCGCCAAGAAGCGTATCGCCGAGTCGCTCCGCAAGCTGTTCAAACGCCACCGTGACGACGACACGATCGCGCTGGTCGCCCCCGAACCACTTGCCACGCTGGTGGGCCACGTCCTGCGGCACGACGAGGTGGCCGAGCTGTGGAAGCCCCAGGCCGACCGAGTCCGCTGGGAAGCGATCCCGATAGAACCCGCCACAACGGGAGAAGCCCCGGTGACAAAGCCGCAATAA
- the accD gene encoding acetyl-CoA carboxylase, carboxyltransferase subunit beta: MATLAPRMATSEHNTPTPSAAGAEPTPPSEARPAVAAPPAAEAARPGRVKRGVPSGLWLRCDECKETVYRKDVERLMNVCPVCDRHMYLSARDRIRFMLDDGTFEEWDGDLRPGDPLQFVDKKPYAERIVQEQKRTGLTEAALTGCGMIRARRAAIGVTDSGFIMGSMGSVVGERLARLIERATAQDLPVIIVSGSGGGARMHEGILSLMQMAKVSAALARHHDAGGLFISVLTNPTMGGVAASFASLGDLVFAEPKALIGFAGPRTIKATIRVELPEGFQTSEFLLAHGYVDRIVRRADLKSELARAIDYCGK; encoded by the coding sequence ATGGCAACCTTGGCCCCTCGCATGGCGACTTCCGAACACAACACCCCCACCCCCTCAGCCGCTGGCGCCGAGCCGACGCCTCCCTCCGAGGCGCGGCCCGCCGTCGCTGCGCCGCCGGCAGCCGAGGCTGCGCGCCCCGGACGCGTCAAACGCGGCGTCCCCAGCGGGCTGTGGCTGCGGTGCGACGAGTGCAAGGAAACCGTCTACCGCAAGGACGTCGAGCGGCTGATGAACGTCTGCCCGGTCTGCGACCGGCACATGTACCTCAGCGCCCGCGACCGCATCCGCTTCATGCTGGACGACGGCACCTTCGAGGAGTGGGACGGCGACCTCCGCCCCGGCGACCCGCTGCAGTTCGTCGACAAGAAGCCCTACGCAGAACGGATCGTCCAGGAACAGAAGCGGACCGGCCTGACCGAGGCGGCGCTCACCGGCTGCGGCATGATCCGCGCCCGCCGCGCCGCGATCGGCGTCACCGACAGCGGCTTCATCATGGGGAGCATGGGCTCCGTGGTGGGGGAGCGGCTCGCCAGGCTGATCGAACGCGCCACCGCCCAAGACCTGCCGGTGATTATCGTCAGCGGCTCCGGCGGCGGGGCCCGCATGCACGAGGGGATCCTCTCCTTGATGCAGATGGCCAAGGTGTCGGCCGCCTTGGCCCGCCACCACGACGCCGGCGGGCTGTTCATCTCCGTGCTCACCAACCCCACCATGGGCGGCGTGGCGGCCAGCTTCGCCTCGCTGGGCGACCTGGTGTTCGCCGAACCTAAGGCGCTGATCGGCTTCGCCGGCCCGCGCACCATCAAGGCCACCATCCGCGTGGAGCTGCCCGAGGGGTTCCAGACCAGCGAGTTCCTGCTGGCCCACGGCTATGTGGACCGCATCGTCCGCCGCGCCGACCTGAAGAGCGAGCTGGCCCGCGCCATCGACTACTGCGGCAAGTAG
- the scpB gene encoding SMC-Scp complex subunit ScpB, with the protein MPDAPAAAPLSLDRLKAAFAQMLGQPAAAGAADAPTAPIDPCEVGPRSIVEAALFVGRPDGAAIPAVQLAGVMRDVSEADIDRAVDALNDSYAGRDAPYHIERSAAGYRMTLRDQWRRTSERFYGRVAEARLSPAALEVLAAIAYRQPIAQRQIDTLRESASGPLVRQLVRRGLVAADRDASPVAYRTTPRFLALFKLSDVSQLPRTAELDD; encoded by the coding sequence ATGCCCGACGCCCCCGCCGCCGCCCCGTTGTCGCTCGACCGCCTCAAGGCGGCCTTTGCGCAGATGCTGGGCCAGCCCGCGGCCGCCGGCGCGGCCGACGCCCCCACGGCGCCGATCGACCCCTGCGAGGTCGGCCCGCGGTCGATTGTCGAGGCGGCGCTGTTCGTCGGCCGGCCCGATGGCGCCGCCATCCCTGCCGTGCAGCTCGCCGGCGTGATGCGCGACGTGAGCGAGGCGGACATCGACCGCGCCGTCGACGCCCTCAACGACTCCTACGCCGGGCGCGACGCCCCGTACCACATCGAGCGGTCCGCCGCCGGCTACCGGATGACGCTCCGCGACCAGTGGCGCCGCACCAGCGAGCGGTTCTACGGCCGGGTGGCCGAGGCCCGGCTCTCCCCGGCGGCGCTCGAGGTGCTGGCCGCTATCGCCTACCGGCAGCCCATCGCCCAACGCCAGATCGACACGCTCCGCGAGTCGGCCAGCGGGCCGCTGGTGCGGCAGCTCGTACGCCGCGGGCTGGTAGCGGCGGACCGCGACGCCTCGCCGGTGGCCTACCGCACCACGCCGCGGTTCTTGGCGTTGTTCAAGCTCTCCGACGTCTCGCAGCTCCCCCGGACGGCCGAACTCGACGACTGA
- a CDS encoding Uma2 family endonuclease, whose product MPSLPPALANGPQYAWELATLYPQQGAWDEVEYLHLTDGSNRRIELTGGVLEFLPLPTLKHQTLAGFFYHALLAFVTKHDLGVVPFPPIRVRSPAGQIREPDALFLSKANSRWLHNRVFEGADLVAEVVSGDAKDRKRDLVTKHAEYAQAGISEYWVIDPEQRVVLVYKLTGAEYALHGRFESGEADSVLLTGFALDVEALFAAADSVPE is encoded by the coding sequence ATGCCCTCTCTACCCCCTGCCCTGGCCAACGGCCCGCAGTACGCGTGGGAACTGGCTACGCTATACCCGCAGCAGGGTGCGTGGGACGAGGTGGAGTACCTGCACCTGACCGACGGCTCGAACCGGCGGATCGAACTTACTGGCGGCGTGTTGGAGTTCTTGCCGCTGCCGACCCTCAAGCACCAGACCCTAGCAGGCTTCTTCTACCACGCACTGCTAGCGTTTGTGACGAAGCACGATCTCGGCGTTGTGCCTTTTCCTCCGATCCGCGTGCGATCGCCCGCGGGCCAGATCCGCGAACCCGACGCACTCTTCTTATCCAAGGCCAACTCACGTTGGTTGCACAACCGGGTGTTCGAAGGCGCCGACCTAGTCGCAGAGGTGGTCAGCGGAGACGCCAAGGACCGCAAGCGCGACCTGGTGACCAAGCACGCCGAGTACGCCCAAGCCGGGATCTCCGAGTACTGGGTCATCGACCCCGAGCAGCGTGTGGTGCTGGTCTACAAGCTGACGGGCGCCGAGTACGCGCTGCACGGCCGCTTCGAGAGCGGTGAGGCCGATTCCGTGCTGCTGACCGGCTTTGCGCTGGATGTCGAGGCGCTGTTCGCGGCCGCGGACAGCGTGCCCGAGTAG
- a CDS encoding SHOCT domain-containing protein produces MPNREIPESRKALYHAGQVVAVIGLLTFLSTFVIGAFYFGDFSNFHSLVRNQMLRAIGGMVMIVAGGAMMNVAARGVAGSGLTLDPQRARGEVEPWTRMAGGMAKDALDEAGLDLRALTAAADIPFDEKLRRLHALWQDGILREDEYLREKQDLLDKH; encoded by the coding sequence ATGCCCAACCGAGAGATCCCCGAGTCCCGCAAGGCGCTCTACCACGCCGGCCAGGTCGTTGCGGTCATCGGTCTGTTGACATTCCTTTCTACCTTCGTGATCGGCGCCTTTTACTTCGGCGACTTCTCTAACTTCCACTCGCTGGTCCGCAATCAGATGCTGCGGGCCATTGGCGGGATGGTGATGATCGTTGCTGGAGGGGCCATGATGAACGTCGCGGCGCGCGGCGTCGCCGGCTCGGGGCTCACGCTCGATCCCCAACGCGCCCGCGGCGAGGTCGAGCCGTGGACACGCATGGCCGGCGGCATGGCCAAGGACGCGCTCGACGAGGCGGGCCTCGACCTGCGGGCGCTCACCGCCGCGGCCGACATCCCGTTCGACGAGAAGCTCCGCCGGCTGCACGCGCTGTGGCAGGACGGCATCCTCAGGGAAGACGAGTACCTGCGCGAGAAGCAAGACCTGTTGGACAAGCACTAG
- a CDS encoding DUF433 domain-containing protein, with protein sequence MRVGATRVTLDTVVAAFQIGLSAEAIAERYPTLALGDVYAVIAFYLRHGAEVQAYLAYRQQNASRVRAANQSKHPPVGVKERLLSRQ encoded by the coding sequence GTGCGCGTCGGCGCCACGCGGGTGACGCTCGATACGGTCGTCGCCGCCTTCCAGATCGGCCTGTCGGCAGAAGCTATCGCGGAGCGCTACCCAACGCTCGCCTTGGGCGACGTGTATGCCGTAATCGCCTTCTACCTGCGGCATGGAGCCGAGGTGCAGGCCTACCTTGCGTATCGCCAGCAGAACGCATCGCGGGTGCGAGCGGCCAACCAGTCGAAACACCCGCCGGTCGGCGTGAAGGAACGACTGTTGTCGCGTCAATGA
- the rpe gene encoding ribulose-phosphate 3-epimerase, giving the protein MASAASILDTLRRLRAGAPQVAPSLLACDFGHVADEVRRVEAAGATVLHLDIMDGHFVPNLSIGVPVVRAVRKLTDLVLDVHLMLDNPAEYVQAFREAGADSITVHAEVLPDARPLLDRIRRLGAAAGLSLNPPTPLEALGPAVDEADMILVMSVMPGFGGQSFDPVALEKLAALRDRPGRGYLLEVDGGVNDETAGPCAAAGADLLVAGTAVFGGDDYQERIATLNAHARSARGGA; this is encoded by the coding sequence ATGGCTTCCGCTGCGTCGATCCTCGACACGCTCCGCCGGCTCCGCGCCGGAGCGCCGCAAGTAGCGCCCTCGCTGCTGGCGTGCGACTTCGGCCACGTGGCCGACGAGGTGCGTCGCGTCGAGGCCGCCGGCGCCACGGTGCTGCACCTCGACATCATGGACGGGCACTTCGTGCCGAACCTGTCGATCGGCGTCCCGGTGGTGCGGGCGGTCCGCAAGCTCACCGACCTGGTGCTCGACGTCCACCTGATGCTCGACAACCCCGCCGAGTACGTGCAGGCGTTCCGCGAGGCGGGCGCCGACTCCATCACCGTCCACGCCGAAGTGCTGCCCGACGCACGCCCGTTGCTGGACCGCATCCGGCGGCTCGGCGCCGCGGCGGGCCTGAGCCTCAACCCGCCGACGCCGCTCGAGGCGCTCGGGCCGGCCGTGGACGAGGCGGATATGATCCTGGTGATGAGCGTGATGCCGGGCTTCGGGGGCCAGTCGTTCGACCCCGTGGCGCTCGAGAAGCTGGCCGCGCTGCGAGATCGCCCCGGCCGGGGCTACCTGCTGGAGGTAGACGGCGGCGTGAACGACGAGACGGCCGGCCCCTGCGCCGCCGCGGGCGCCGACCTGCTGGTGGCCGGCACCGCGGTCTTCGGCGGCGACGATTACCAGGAGCGTATCGCCACGCTCAATGCGCACGCCCGTTCCGCCCGCGGAGGGGCCTGA
- a CDS encoding double zinc ribbon domain-containing protein has protein sequence MRSCPKCAREVDDGSKICRVCGSILMEAPQPVPPQAVPPQPEPLPAAADPFAGLAPPDDAAAPRDASREPWTCPTCGELSEFGFEACWNCGTTADGVECPDFVKEWEPQPEDAPDQPAATSGEPSQEPWRGQAEPSVASVAQRVIDCPDCRSPTRAIVLIDNSGESQRHEQLRYAAPGAERGWFFGQYAETGQVSAKMCPKCGRITLYGEPGQPT, from the coding sequence ATGCGGTCTTGTCCCAAGTGCGCGCGTGAGGTTGATGATGGTTCGAAGATCTGCCGGGTGTGCGGATCGATCTTGATGGAGGCCCCCCAACCGGTTCCCCCGCAGGCGGTCCCCCCCCAGCCGGAACCTCTGCCGGCGGCGGCAGACCCCTTCGCCGGGCTCGCGCCGCCGGACGACGCCGCCGCGCCCCGCGACGCGTCGCGCGAGCCCTGGACCTGCCCTACCTGCGGCGAGCTCAGCGAGTTCGGCTTCGAAGCCTGCTGGAACTGCGGCACCACGGCCGACGGCGTCGAGTGCCCCGACTTCGTCAAAGAGTGGGAGCCTCAGCCGGAAGACGCCCCCGACCAGCCCGCCGCGACATCTGGGGAGCCGTCCCAGGAGCCGTGGCGTGGCCAGGCCGAACCATCCGTCGCCTCCGTAGCCCAGCGGGTGATCGATTGCCCCGATTGCCGCTCGCCGACCCGCGCGATCGTGCTGATCGACAACTCGGGGGAGAGCCAACGGCACGAGCAGCTCCGGTACGCGGCCCCCGGCGCGGAACGCGGCTGGTTCTTCGGCCAGTACGCGGAGACGGGCCAGGTGTCGGCCAAGATGTGCCCCAAGTGCGGCCGGATCACGCTGTACGGCGAGCCGGGGCAACCCACCTAG
- a CDS encoding glycosyltransferase: MRVLITNQFLDKPSGTDRYVCDLARGLLQRNCLPAVYSPHPGQAADELRRSTVPVVDRLAKMTTTPDVIHGHHSHPTMAALAAFPHTPAVYFCHDWDAWHDRPLDHPRVLRHVAVDQTCYDRLVCLGGVPEDRALLLPNWVDLGRFTPRAPLPARPRRALVFNNLIRLAGRRDPFRTACRAEGIELDFAGAASGGSVAHPEQMLGRYDVVFARGKSAMEALAVGAAVVLCGFGRLGPMVTPEALDTLRGQNFGRRAIQTPLTAEGVRTQLARYNPAEAAQASARVRGECGMTPVIDALVGLYAQVIAEHAAAPPNAAAEGRAVAAYLEETQQMVELGAARWRRKQREAELRAAGAPGLLARIAWPRRRRAG, encoded by the coding sequence ATGCGGGTGCTGATCACCAACCAGTTCCTCGACAAGCCCAGCGGCACCGACCGCTACGTCTGCGACCTGGCGCGCGGGCTGCTGCAACGCAACTGCTTGCCGGCGGTCTACTCGCCCCACCCCGGCCAGGCCGCGGACGAGCTGCGGCGCTCGACCGTGCCGGTGGTCGACCGGCTGGCGAAGATGACCACCACGCCCGACGTCATCCACGGCCACCACAGCCACCCCACCATGGCGGCGCTGGCCGCGTTCCCCCACACGCCGGCCGTCTACTTCTGCCACGACTGGGACGCGTGGCACGACCGCCCGCTGGACCACCCCCGCGTGCTGCGGCACGTGGCGGTCGACCAGACGTGCTACGACCGGCTCGTCTGCCTGGGGGGCGTGCCCGAAGACCGCGCGCTGCTGCTCCCCAACTGGGTCGACCTGGGCCGATTCACGCCGCGGGCGCCGCTCCCGGCGCGGCCGCGGCGGGCGCTTGTGTTCAACAACCTGATCCGGCTGGCCGGCCGGCGCGACCCGTTCCGCACGGCGTGCCGGGCCGAAGGGATCGAGCTCGACTTCGCCGGCGCCGCGTCCGGGGGGTCGGTCGCCCACCCCGAGCAGATGCTGGGCCGCTACGACGTGGTGTTCGCCCGCGGCAAGAGCGCGATGGAGGCGCTGGCGGTCGGCGCGGCGGTGGTGCTGTGCGGCTTCGGCCGGCTGGGCCCGATGGTCACCCCCGAGGCGCTCGACACGCTCCGCGGCCAGAACTTCGGCCGCCGGGCGATCCAAACCCCGCTCACCGCCGAGGGGGTCCGCACGCAGCTTGCGCGCTACAACCCGGCCGAGGCGGCCCAGGCCTCGGCCCGCGTCCGCGGCGAGTGCGGCATGACGCCGGTGATCGACGCGCTGGTCGGGCTGTACGCTCAGGTGATCGCAGAACACGCCGCGGCGCCCCCCAATGCGGCCGCCGAGGGGCGTGCCGTGGCCGCCTACCTGGAAGAGACCCAGCAGATGGTCGAGCTGGGCGCGGCCCGCTGGCGCCGCAAGCAGCGCGAGGCCGAGCTGCGCGCCGCGGGGGCGCCGGGGCTGCTGGCGCGGATCGCTTGGCCGCGGCGGCGGCGGGCGGGATGA